From the Malus domestica chromosome 17, GDT2T_hap1 genome, one window contains:
- the LOC103432154 gene encoding protein FAR-RED ELONGATED HYPOCOTYL 3-like isoform X2 yields the protein MMFSDSNQLKLNNLTMDIDLRLPSGEHDKEDEEPHEIDNMLEHEEKVHNGDIENGNIEDVGDEVLAEDGGDLNSPTPDIVVFKEDTNLEPLFGMEFESHGEAYSFYQEYARSMGFNTAIQNSRRSKTSREFIDAKFACSRYGTKREYDKSYNRPRARQNKQDPENPTGRRSCSKTDCKASMHVKRRPDGKWVIHNFVKEHNHELLPAQAVSEQTRKMYAAMARQFAEYKNVVGLKSDSKNPFDKGRNLALEAGDLKILLEFFTQMQNMNSNFFYSIDLGEDQRLKSLFWVDAKSRHDYINFSDIVSFDTTYIRNKYKMPLALFVGVNQHYQFVLLGCALVSDESTATFSWLMQTWLKAMGGQAPKVIITDHDKSIKSVIAEVFPSAYHCFSLWHILGKVSENLGHVIKQHENFMVKFEKCIHRSSTNEEFEKRWWKIVEKFELKEDEWTQLLYEDRKQWVPTYMREICLAGMSAVQRSESVNSFFDKYVHKKTTVQEFLKQYEAILQDRYDEEAKADYDTWNKPPTLRSPSPLEKSVSGLYTHAVFKKIQGEVLGAVACHPKRERQDETSIIFNVVDFEKNQDFIVTWNEMKTEVSCVCCLFEYKGYLCRHALIVLQICGLSAIPSQYVLKRWTKDAKSQHFVGEESDIVLSRVQKFNDLCQRAMKVIEEGTLSQESYSVACRALEEAFGNCVSVNNSSKSLLEASTSVTHGLLCIEDDNQNRSMSSKTNKKKNPTKKRKVNCEPEVMTVGAQDGLQQMEKLTSRTVTLDGYYGAQPNVQGMVQLNLMAPTRDNYYGNQQTIQGLGQLNSIAPSHDGYYSAQQSMHGLMDFFRTPTGFAYGIRDDPNVRTTPLHEDASRHA from the exons ATG ATGTTTTCCGATAGCAACCAGTTAAAATTAAATAACCTCACCATGGACATTGATCTACGGCTACCTTCTGGTGAGCAtgacaaagaagatgaagagccTCATGAAATTGATAACATGTTGGAACATGAAGAAAAAGTGCACAACGGAGATATAGAGAATGGAAACATTGAGGATGTTGGAGATGAAGTACTTGCTGAAGATGGCGGGGATTTGAATTCTCCTACACCAGATATTGTAGTGTTTAAAGAGGATACAAATCTTGAGCCGCTTTTTGGTATGGAGTTTGAATCACATGGGGAAGCATACTCTTTTTATCAGGAGTATGCTCGGTCTATGGGGTTCAACACCGCAATCCAAAACAGCCGCCGTTCAAAGACATCGAGAGAATTTATTGATGCGAAATTTGCTTGTTCTAGATATGGAACCAAGCGCGAGTATGACAAGTCGTATAATAGACCACGTGCCAGACAGAACAAGCAAGACCCAGAAAATCCGACTGGTCGGCGTTCATGTTCAAAGACAGACTGCAAAGCTTCGATGCATGTGAAGAGACGACCAGATGGTAAATGGGTTATACATAATTTTGTGAAGGAGCATAACCACGAGCTTTTACCAGCCCAAGCAGTCAGTGAACAGACAAGAAAAATGTACGCTGCAATGGCTAGACAATTTGCTGAATACAAAAATGTGGTTGGTCTAAAAAGTGATTCCAAAAATCCTTTTGATAAGGGTAGGAATTTGGCATTAGAGGCAGGAGATTTGAAGATTTTGCTCGAGTTTTTCACACAGATGCAGAATATGAATTCCAACTTCTTCTATTCTATAGATCTGGGAGAAGACCAACGGCTGAAGAGTTTGTTTTGGGTTGATGCTAAAAGTAGGCATGACTACATCAATTTCAGTGATATAGTGTCTTTTGATACTACCTACATTAGGAACAAATATAAAATGCCTCTTGCTTTATTTGTTGGAGTGAATCAACACTATCAGTTCGTGCTGCTAGGATGTGCTTTGGTATCAGATGAAAGTACAGCAACTTTTTCTTGGCTAATGCAGACGTGGTTGAAAGCTATGGGTGGACAAGCTCCAAAAGTAATAATCACTGACCATGACAAGTCGATAAAATCAGTTATCGCAGAGGTCTTTCCAAGTGCTTATCATTGTTTTTCTTTGTGGCATATTTTGGGGAAGGTTTCTGAAAATCTTGGCCATGTGATTAAACAGCATGAAAATTTTATGGTGAAATTTGAAAAGTGCATCCACAGGTCATCTACAAATGAAGAGTTTGAAAAAAGATGGTGGAAAATTGTTGAGAAATTTGAACTGAAAGAGGATGAATGGACTCAGTTGTTGTATGAAGATCGAAAACAGTGGGTACCAACGTACATGAGGGAAATTTGTTTGGCTGGGATGTCTGCAGTTCAGCGATCTGAGAGTGTGAACTCCTTTTTTGACAAGTATGTGCATAAGAAGACCACTGTTCAAGAATTCCTGAAACAGTACGAAGCAATTCTACAAGATAGGTATGATGAGGAAGCCAAAGCAGATTATGATACATGGAACAAACCTCCAACATTGAGATCTCCTTCGCCCTTGGAGAAGAGCGTCTCAGGGCTGTACACACATGCAGTATTCAAGAAAATTCAAGGTGAGGTTTTAGGTGCAGTTGCTTGTCACCCTAAACGGGAAAGACAAGATGAGACAAGCATTATTTTCAACGTGGTAGATTTTGAAAAGAATCAAGATTTCATCGTAACATGGAATGAAATGAAGACGGAGGTTTCTTGTGTATGCTGCTTATTTGAATATAAAGGTTATCTTTGTAGACATGCATTGATTGTTCTCCAAATATGTGGCCTATCTGCAATCCCATCACAATATGTATTAAAACGTTGGACAAAAGATGCAAAGAGCCAGCATTTTGTGGGAGAAGAATCCGACATTGTACTATCCAGGGTGCAAAAGTTTAATGATTTATGTCAACGGGCAATGAAAGTGATTGAGGAAGGAACTCTATCTCAGGAGAGTTACAGTGTTGCATGCCGTGCACTAGAAGAAGCTTTTGGAAATTGTGTGAGTGTAAATAATTCTAGTAAGAGTCTGTTAGAAGCTAGCACATCAGTCACTCATGGCCTGCTTTGCATTGAAGATGATAACCAAAATAGAAGTATGAGCAGCAAgacaaacaagaaaaagaatccGACGAAGAAAAGAAAG GTGAACTGTGAGCCGGAGGTTATGACTGTTGGTGCACAAGACGGCTTGCAACAAATG GAGAAATTGACCTCAAGAACAGTAACCCTTGATGGCTATTATGGTGCCCAACCGAATGTGCAAGGAATG GTACAATTGAATCTAATGGCGCCTACACGGGATAACTACTATGGGAATCAACAGACCATTCAGGGGCTT GGACAACTGAACTCTATAGCCCCAAGTCATGACGGTTATTACAGTGCTCAGCAAAGCATGCATGGGCTG ATGGATTTTTTCAGAACTCCAACTGGTTTTGCTTATGGAATTCGG GATGACCCCAATGTAAGAACCACTCCATTGCATGAGGATGCATCCAGACATGCTTAA
- the LOC103432154 gene encoding protein FAR-RED ELONGATED HYPOCOTYL 3-like isoform X3 — MFSDSNQLKLNNLTMDIDLRLPSGEHDKEDEEPHEIDNMLEHEEKVHNGDIENGNIEDVGDEVLAEDGGDLNSPTPDIVVFKEDTNLEPLFGMEFESHGEAYSFYQEYARSMGFNTAIQNSRRSKTSREFIDAKFACSRYGTKREYDKSYNRPRARQNKQDPENPTGRRSCSKTDCKASMHVKRRPDGKWVIHNFVKEHNHELLPAQAVSEQTRKMYAAMARQFAEYKNVVGLKSDSKNPFDKGRNLALEAGDLKILLEFFTQMQNMNSNFFYSIDLGEDQRLKSLFWVDAKSRHDYINFSDIVSFDTTYIRNKYKMPLALFVGVNQHYQFVLLGCALVSDESTATFSWLMQTWLKAMGGQAPKVIITDHDKSIKSVIAEVFPSAYHCFSLWHILGKVSENLGHVIKQHENFMVKFEKCIHRSSTNEEFEKRWWKIVEKFELKEDEWTQLLYEDRKQWVPTYMREICLAGMSAVQRSESVNSFFDKYVHKKTTVQEFLKQYEAILQDRYDEEAKADYDTWNKPPTLRSPSPLEKSVSGLYTHAVFKKIQGEVLGAVACHPKRERQDETSIIFNVVDFEKNQDFIVTWNEMKTEVSCVCCLFEYKGYLCRHALIVLQICGLSAIPSQYVLKRWTKDAKSQHFVGEESDIVLSRVQKFNDLCQRAMKVIEEGTLSQESYSVACRALEEAFGNCVSVNNSSKSLLEASTSVTHGLLCIEDDNQNRSMSSKTNKKKNPTKKRKVNCEPEVMTVGAQDGLQQMEKLTSRTVTLDGYYGAQPNVQGMVQLNLMAPTRDNYYGNQQTIQGLGQLNSIAPSHDGYYSAQQSMHGLGQMDFFRTPTGFAYGIRDDPNVRTTPLHEDASRHA; from the exons ATGTTTTCCGATAGCAACCAGTTAAAATTAAATAACCTCACCATGGACATTGATCTACGGCTACCTTCTGGTGAGCAtgacaaagaagatgaagagccTCATGAAATTGATAACATGTTGGAACATGAAGAAAAAGTGCACAACGGAGATATAGAGAATGGAAACATTGAGGATGTTGGAGATGAAGTACTTGCTGAAGATGGCGGGGATTTGAATTCTCCTACACCAGATATTGTAGTGTTTAAAGAGGATACAAATCTTGAGCCGCTTTTTGGTATGGAGTTTGAATCACATGGGGAAGCATACTCTTTTTATCAGGAGTATGCTCGGTCTATGGGGTTCAACACCGCAATCCAAAACAGCCGCCGTTCAAAGACATCGAGAGAATTTATTGATGCGAAATTTGCTTGTTCTAGATATGGAACCAAGCGCGAGTATGACAAGTCGTATAATAGACCACGTGCCAGACAGAACAAGCAAGACCCAGAAAATCCGACTGGTCGGCGTTCATGTTCAAAGACAGACTGCAAAGCTTCGATGCATGTGAAGAGACGACCAGATGGTAAATGGGTTATACATAATTTTGTGAAGGAGCATAACCACGAGCTTTTACCAGCCCAAGCAGTCAGTGAACAGACAAGAAAAATGTACGCTGCAATGGCTAGACAATTTGCTGAATACAAAAATGTGGTTGGTCTAAAAAGTGATTCCAAAAATCCTTTTGATAAGGGTAGGAATTTGGCATTAGAGGCAGGAGATTTGAAGATTTTGCTCGAGTTTTTCACACAGATGCAGAATATGAATTCCAACTTCTTCTATTCTATAGATCTGGGAGAAGACCAACGGCTGAAGAGTTTGTTTTGGGTTGATGCTAAAAGTAGGCATGACTACATCAATTTCAGTGATATAGTGTCTTTTGATACTACCTACATTAGGAACAAATATAAAATGCCTCTTGCTTTATTTGTTGGAGTGAATCAACACTATCAGTTCGTGCTGCTAGGATGTGCTTTGGTATCAGATGAAAGTACAGCAACTTTTTCTTGGCTAATGCAGACGTGGTTGAAAGCTATGGGTGGACAAGCTCCAAAAGTAATAATCACTGACCATGACAAGTCGATAAAATCAGTTATCGCAGAGGTCTTTCCAAGTGCTTATCATTGTTTTTCTTTGTGGCATATTTTGGGGAAGGTTTCTGAAAATCTTGGCCATGTGATTAAACAGCATGAAAATTTTATGGTGAAATTTGAAAAGTGCATCCACAGGTCATCTACAAATGAAGAGTTTGAAAAAAGATGGTGGAAAATTGTTGAGAAATTTGAACTGAAAGAGGATGAATGGACTCAGTTGTTGTATGAAGATCGAAAACAGTGGGTACCAACGTACATGAGGGAAATTTGTTTGGCTGGGATGTCTGCAGTTCAGCGATCTGAGAGTGTGAACTCCTTTTTTGACAAGTATGTGCATAAGAAGACCACTGTTCAAGAATTCCTGAAACAGTACGAAGCAATTCTACAAGATAGGTATGATGAGGAAGCCAAAGCAGATTATGATACATGGAACAAACCTCCAACATTGAGATCTCCTTCGCCCTTGGAGAAGAGCGTCTCAGGGCTGTACACACATGCAGTATTCAAGAAAATTCAAGGTGAGGTTTTAGGTGCAGTTGCTTGTCACCCTAAACGGGAAAGACAAGATGAGACAAGCATTATTTTCAACGTGGTAGATTTTGAAAAGAATCAAGATTTCATCGTAACATGGAATGAAATGAAGACGGAGGTTTCTTGTGTATGCTGCTTATTTGAATATAAAGGTTATCTTTGTAGACATGCATTGATTGTTCTCCAAATATGTGGCCTATCTGCAATCCCATCACAATATGTATTAAAACGTTGGACAAAAGATGCAAAGAGCCAGCATTTTGTGGGAGAAGAATCCGACATTGTACTATCCAGGGTGCAAAAGTTTAATGATTTATGTCAACGGGCAATGAAAGTGATTGAGGAAGGAACTCTATCTCAGGAGAGTTACAGTGTTGCATGCCGTGCACTAGAAGAAGCTTTTGGAAATTGTGTGAGTGTAAATAATTCTAGTAAGAGTCTGTTAGAAGCTAGCACATCAGTCACTCATGGCCTGCTTTGCATTGAAGATGATAACCAAAATAGAAGTATGAGCAGCAAgacaaacaagaaaaagaatccGACGAAGAAAAGAAAG GTGAACTGTGAGCCGGAGGTTATGACTGTTGGTGCACAAGACGGCTTGCAACAAATG GAGAAATTGACCTCAAGAACAGTAACCCTTGATGGCTATTATGGTGCCCAACCGAATGTGCAAGGAATG GTACAATTGAATCTAATGGCGCCTACACGGGATAACTACTATGGGAATCAACAGACCATTCAGGGGCTT GGACAACTGAACTCTATAGCCCCAAGTCATGACGGTTATTACAGTGCTCAGCAAAGCATGCATGGGCTG GGACAGATGGATTTTTTCAGAACTCCAACTGGTTTTGCTTATGGAATTCGG GATGACCCCAATGTAAGAACCACTCCATTGCATGAGGATGCATCCAGACATGCTTAA
- the LOC103432154 gene encoding protein FAR-RED ELONGATED HYPOCOTYL 3-like isoform X1 produces the protein MMFSDSNQLKLNNLTMDIDLRLPSGEHDKEDEEPHEIDNMLEHEEKVHNGDIENGNIEDVGDEVLAEDGGDLNSPTPDIVVFKEDTNLEPLFGMEFESHGEAYSFYQEYARSMGFNTAIQNSRRSKTSREFIDAKFACSRYGTKREYDKSYNRPRARQNKQDPENPTGRRSCSKTDCKASMHVKRRPDGKWVIHNFVKEHNHELLPAQAVSEQTRKMYAAMARQFAEYKNVVGLKSDSKNPFDKGRNLALEAGDLKILLEFFTQMQNMNSNFFYSIDLGEDQRLKSLFWVDAKSRHDYINFSDIVSFDTTYIRNKYKMPLALFVGVNQHYQFVLLGCALVSDESTATFSWLMQTWLKAMGGQAPKVIITDHDKSIKSVIAEVFPSAYHCFSLWHILGKVSENLGHVIKQHENFMVKFEKCIHRSSTNEEFEKRWWKIVEKFELKEDEWTQLLYEDRKQWVPTYMREICLAGMSAVQRSESVNSFFDKYVHKKTTVQEFLKQYEAILQDRYDEEAKADYDTWNKPPTLRSPSPLEKSVSGLYTHAVFKKIQGEVLGAVACHPKRERQDETSIIFNVVDFEKNQDFIVTWNEMKTEVSCVCCLFEYKGYLCRHALIVLQICGLSAIPSQYVLKRWTKDAKSQHFVGEESDIVLSRVQKFNDLCQRAMKVIEEGTLSQESYSVACRALEEAFGNCVSVNNSSKSLLEASTSVTHGLLCIEDDNQNRSMSSKTNKKKNPTKKRKVNCEPEVMTVGAQDGLQQMEKLTSRTVTLDGYYGAQPNVQGMVQLNLMAPTRDNYYGNQQTIQGLGQLNSIAPSHDGYYSAQQSMHGLGQMDFFRTPTGFAYGIRDDPNVRTTPLHEDASRHA, from the exons ATG ATGTTTTCCGATAGCAACCAGTTAAAATTAAATAACCTCACCATGGACATTGATCTACGGCTACCTTCTGGTGAGCAtgacaaagaagatgaagagccTCATGAAATTGATAACATGTTGGAACATGAAGAAAAAGTGCACAACGGAGATATAGAGAATGGAAACATTGAGGATGTTGGAGATGAAGTACTTGCTGAAGATGGCGGGGATTTGAATTCTCCTACACCAGATATTGTAGTGTTTAAAGAGGATACAAATCTTGAGCCGCTTTTTGGTATGGAGTTTGAATCACATGGGGAAGCATACTCTTTTTATCAGGAGTATGCTCGGTCTATGGGGTTCAACACCGCAATCCAAAACAGCCGCCGTTCAAAGACATCGAGAGAATTTATTGATGCGAAATTTGCTTGTTCTAGATATGGAACCAAGCGCGAGTATGACAAGTCGTATAATAGACCACGTGCCAGACAGAACAAGCAAGACCCAGAAAATCCGACTGGTCGGCGTTCATGTTCAAAGACAGACTGCAAAGCTTCGATGCATGTGAAGAGACGACCAGATGGTAAATGGGTTATACATAATTTTGTGAAGGAGCATAACCACGAGCTTTTACCAGCCCAAGCAGTCAGTGAACAGACAAGAAAAATGTACGCTGCAATGGCTAGACAATTTGCTGAATACAAAAATGTGGTTGGTCTAAAAAGTGATTCCAAAAATCCTTTTGATAAGGGTAGGAATTTGGCATTAGAGGCAGGAGATTTGAAGATTTTGCTCGAGTTTTTCACACAGATGCAGAATATGAATTCCAACTTCTTCTATTCTATAGATCTGGGAGAAGACCAACGGCTGAAGAGTTTGTTTTGGGTTGATGCTAAAAGTAGGCATGACTACATCAATTTCAGTGATATAGTGTCTTTTGATACTACCTACATTAGGAACAAATATAAAATGCCTCTTGCTTTATTTGTTGGAGTGAATCAACACTATCAGTTCGTGCTGCTAGGATGTGCTTTGGTATCAGATGAAAGTACAGCAACTTTTTCTTGGCTAATGCAGACGTGGTTGAAAGCTATGGGTGGACAAGCTCCAAAAGTAATAATCACTGACCATGACAAGTCGATAAAATCAGTTATCGCAGAGGTCTTTCCAAGTGCTTATCATTGTTTTTCTTTGTGGCATATTTTGGGGAAGGTTTCTGAAAATCTTGGCCATGTGATTAAACAGCATGAAAATTTTATGGTGAAATTTGAAAAGTGCATCCACAGGTCATCTACAAATGAAGAGTTTGAAAAAAGATGGTGGAAAATTGTTGAGAAATTTGAACTGAAAGAGGATGAATGGACTCAGTTGTTGTATGAAGATCGAAAACAGTGGGTACCAACGTACATGAGGGAAATTTGTTTGGCTGGGATGTCTGCAGTTCAGCGATCTGAGAGTGTGAACTCCTTTTTTGACAAGTATGTGCATAAGAAGACCACTGTTCAAGAATTCCTGAAACAGTACGAAGCAATTCTACAAGATAGGTATGATGAGGAAGCCAAAGCAGATTATGATACATGGAACAAACCTCCAACATTGAGATCTCCTTCGCCCTTGGAGAAGAGCGTCTCAGGGCTGTACACACATGCAGTATTCAAGAAAATTCAAGGTGAGGTTTTAGGTGCAGTTGCTTGTCACCCTAAACGGGAAAGACAAGATGAGACAAGCATTATTTTCAACGTGGTAGATTTTGAAAAGAATCAAGATTTCATCGTAACATGGAATGAAATGAAGACGGAGGTTTCTTGTGTATGCTGCTTATTTGAATATAAAGGTTATCTTTGTAGACATGCATTGATTGTTCTCCAAATATGTGGCCTATCTGCAATCCCATCACAATATGTATTAAAACGTTGGACAAAAGATGCAAAGAGCCAGCATTTTGTGGGAGAAGAATCCGACATTGTACTATCCAGGGTGCAAAAGTTTAATGATTTATGTCAACGGGCAATGAAAGTGATTGAGGAAGGAACTCTATCTCAGGAGAGTTACAGTGTTGCATGCCGTGCACTAGAAGAAGCTTTTGGAAATTGTGTGAGTGTAAATAATTCTAGTAAGAGTCTGTTAGAAGCTAGCACATCAGTCACTCATGGCCTGCTTTGCATTGAAGATGATAACCAAAATAGAAGTATGAGCAGCAAgacaaacaagaaaaagaatccGACGAAGAAAAGAAAG GTGAACTGTGAGCCGGAGGTTATGACTGTTGGTGCACAAGACGGCTTGCAACAAATG GAGAAATTGACCTCAAGAACAGTAACCCTTGATGGCTATTATGGTGCCCAACCGAATGTGCAAGGAATG GTACAATTGAATCTAATGGCGCCTACACGGGATAACTACTATGGGAATCAACAGACCATTCAGGGGCTT GGACAACTGAACTCTATAGCCCCAAGTCATGACGGTTATTACAGTGCTCAGCAAAGCATGCATGGGCTG GGACAGATGGATTTTTTCAGAACTCCAACTGGTTTTGCTTATGGAATTCGG GATGACCCCAATGTAAGAACCACTCCATTGCATGAGGATGCATCCAGACATGCTTAA